A window from Plasmodium chabaudi chabaudi strain AS genome assembly, chromosome: 11 encodes these proteins:
- a CDS encoding ribosomal protein L1, putative produces MDKKMKTKIKKKEIFEKKKKENKKFLNYVKTNQKYENFQKAILNNKNQKINHNIKKLHDTTIKNKDIPSNNIKIHDQIIEPNTFSKAYNFIFDKVINSQAANTPIDTHMLYCNFDLSVSYHIGKSYNFPINLIHSYYSDVIILVSENGDMWKNMVIENKLKRVKKVITYDKLEDVYYKNDLLNDLVKRFDLYIFDSSTKAKKYGNLISKIKKYNKTYTTVQINEDNFVDTINRVIRRTYTDLNKGSTHSVPIGYLTLGKDKLYDNIKESAKIMLQFYEQKKISVVSINLRYINMTIPVYIQALKDGTISESY; encoded by the exons atggataaaaaaatgaaaaccaaaataaaaaagaaggaAATTTTTgagaagaagaaaaaagaaaataaaaaattcttaAACTATGTAAAAACAAACCAAAAATATGAGAATTTTCAAAAGgcaattttaaataacaagaatcaaaaaattaatcataatattaaaaaactaCACGATActacaattaaaaataaagacatTCCAAGtaacaatattaaaatacatGATCAAATAATCGAGCCAAATACATTTTCAAAggcatataattttatatttgataaaGTAATAAATTCCCAGGCTGCAAACACGCCTATCGATACACATATGCTATATTgtaattttgatttatcTGTGAGCTATCATATAGGAAAATCATACAACTTCccaat AAATCTAATTCATTCATACTATTCGGATGTAATCATATTAGTATCCGAAAATGGAGATATGTGGAAGAATATGgttattgaaaataaattaaaaagagtCAAAAAG GTCATAACTTATGATAAACTAGAAGATGTGTACTATAAAAAcgatttattaaatgacCTTGTCAAAAGATTcgatttatacatatttgatTCATCTACtaaagcaaaaaaatatggcaACTTgatatcaaaaataaaaaaatacaacaa aACATATACAACCGTACAAATAAACGAAGATAACTTTGTCGACACAATTAATAGAGTTATTCGTAGGACATACACAGATCTAAACAAAGGATCAACaca ttcCGTTCCAATTGGCTATCTTACTTTAGGAAAAgacaaattatatgataacATAAAGGA GTCAGCAAAAATTATGCTTcaattttatgaacaaaaaaaaatatcagtAGTATCCATAAACTTgagatatataaatatgacgATCcctgtatatatacaagcTTTAAAAGACGGTACAATATCAGAAAGCTATTAA
- a CDS encoding heptatricopeptide repeat-containing protein, putative, protein MHKVILKSFKKWHLYKDGHSFILHGKKGVVTTGNLLLNKEDTKKIELSEDNQNSKSSKNEIPSKNIENRIILHKSNYILNGCKINELASILNLYIKLKSDNVELLKNISINLLMNKEKLRYHDIIIFIKKFSIIKCKNYFLFCYFKDVLMENIHLINCDDLIDIYFSYTNLNYFHYNFFLLLEKRIFHNFHLLDIKKLVCLIQCFKKKRIISKSYLTILLYGISKNINNFNTFQLSVVFGFFKNFNLNNNVLLNSLIHHFNQHINLNDDPKTVALFYNFLSYVHTKCKTNYQHFEKEKSLVNFIKTFKLCYEENGSNYENVCNSKELESIGLNNDENKNEVTQISKGNIVSEAKEVQTTDQMIRSKILELENKYLSKNDELENLKEQTNSLKMNSYNVSLLYSTKNALKNIEIISKKKIKNMSVDSLCLVSLSLSKISTTSKVFLEKIAEEVGKQSNKLTPLLVSSLLLSFSKANHRHGSLIYYSLKFFYKYYNFFNINQVGFLCKGLYNFSIKENEFIDVLNEFVLNNLQNCNNLCTDKEFHDENALSGIHKEYLNYNDNALSTFRNKELSKLFHIVEKNIDKNIEWRNYEDQFLNLKRVYNENDKKDDKKNADSHKNEVDSNFLKFSYIDYENIKNKKYCANSLYNIKMSNTVYINNIIYILEYYAFNLVSISNILDSFCDIFLKSNLNYILYTRIFHSFYLLKYQGEKVYELINKFNEYQPLQQNMYKEKHTKQLLQSLLYYYENNNDERMNKIGDIYFYILSKKYFSFIFNFSKYILTFLFIKNNNYVLHKFLINIKDMPLNREDYIFLHRPINLY, encoded by the coding sequence atgcataagGTAATATTAAagagttttaaaaaatggcatttatataaagatggacattcttttatattacatGGAAAGAAAGGTGTAGTGACAACTGGAAATttgttattaaataaagaagacacaaaaaaaatcgaacTGAGCGAAGATAATCAAAATAGTAAAAGCAGCAAGAATGAAATACcttctaaaaatattgaaaacCGAATTATTTTACACAAATCGAACTATATACTAAATGgttgtaaaataaatgaattagcgagcatattaaatttatatataaaattaaaaagtgaTAACGTTGAATTATTAAAGaatatttctataaatttattaatgaaCAAAGAAAAGTTGAGATATCatgatattataatttttataaaaaagttttcaatcataaaatgtaaaaactattttttgttttgttattttaaaGATGTATTAATGGAAAACattcatttaattaattGTGATGATTTAATtgacatatatttttcttacaCAAATTTAaactattttcattataatttttttttattacttgaAAAGAgaatatttcataatttcCATCTtttagatataaaaaagttagTGTGTTTAATCCAATGCTTTAAGAAAAAACGAATAATTTCCAAAAGTTATTtaactatattattatatggaaTATcgaagaatataaataattttaacacATTTCAACTATCAGTGGTTTTTggatttttcaaaaattttaatttaaataataatgtattaCTTAATTCATTGATTCATCATTTTAATCAACATATCAACCTTAATGATGATCCAAAAACAGTAGCActcttttataattttttatcgtATGTACACACTAAATGCAAGACAAATTATCAGCATTTtgagaaagaaaaaagtttggtaaattttataaaaacatttaagTTATGttatgaagaaaatggCTCGAATTACGAAAATGTGTGTAACAGCAAAGAACTGGAAAGTATAGGACTgaataatgatgaaaacaaaaatgagGTCACCCAAATTAGTAAGGGTAATATAGTATCGGAAGCAAAAGAAGTACAAACAACGGATCAGATGATACGAAGCAAAATATTAGAActggaaaataaatatttatctaaaaatgatgaattagaaaatttaaaagaacAAACAAATTCTTTAAAGATGAATTCATATAATGTtagtttattatattctactaaaaatgctttaaaaaatatagaaattatatcaaagaaaaaaataaaaaatatgtctgTTGATTCGTTATGTTTAGTATCATTGAGTTTGTCAAAAATTAGTACTACGAGCAAAGTATTTCTAGAAAAGATTGCTGAAGAAGTAGGTAAACAATCTAATAAGTTAACTCCCTTATTAGTCAGTTCATTGTTGTTATCTTTTAGTAAAGCAAATCACAGGCATGGAagtttaatttattattctttaaaatttttttataaatattataatttttttaatattaatcaAGTCggatttttatgtaaagggctatataatttttccattaaagaaaatgaatttattgATGTATTAAATGAGTTTGTTCTAAATAATTTGCAGaattgtaataatttatgcACCGACAAGGAGTTCCATGATGAAAATGCTTTAAGTGGGATACATAAGGAATACTTAAATTACAATGATAATGCATTGTCCACATTTAgaaataaagaattaaGCAAATTGTTTCATattgttgaaaaaaatattgataaaaacATTGAATGGAGAAATTATGAAGATcaatttttgaatttaaaaagagtgtataatgaaaatgataaaaaagacgataaaaaaaatgcagaTAGTCATAAGAACGAAGTAGAtagtaattttttaaaatttagtTATATtgattatgaaaatattaaaaataaaaaatattgtgcaaatagtttatataatataaaaatgagtAACAcagtttatataaataatattatatacatattggAATATTACGCATTTAATTTAGTGAGCATAAGCAATATTTTAGATTCTTTTtgtgatatttttttaaaaagtaatttaaattatattttatatacaagAATATTTCATTCCTTTTATTTACTTAAGTATCAAGGAGAGAAAGTATATGAGTTGATCAACAAATTTAATGAGTATCAGCCATTAcaacaaaatatgtataaagaAAAGCATACCAAACAATTGTTGCAATCGttactttattattatgaaaataataatgatgaaaggatgaacaaaattggagatatatatttctatattttgtctaaaaaatatttctcttttatctttaacttttcaaaatatattttaacatttttatttattaaaaataataattatgttcTACATaagtttttaattaatatcaaGGATATGCCGTTAAATAGGGaagattatatatttctacaCAGACCAATCAACTTGTATTAA
- a CDS encoding mitochondrial import inner membrane translocase subunit TIM9, putative: protein MDKSLDLSGFNKNDREKVLRKINKAEYEDTMNTYNSIVEMCFNECISSFRSKELDSNENSCILNCVKKFSVFSQRVGLKFTQNVNNEMQKKA from the coding sequence atggataaaTCTTTAGATTTAAGTGgctttaataaaaatgatagaGAGAAGGTTCTgcgaaaaataaataaagcaGAATATGAAGATACTAtgaatacatataattcgATTGTTGAAATGTGTTTTAACGAATGTATTTCATCATTTCGATCAAAAGAATTAGATAGCAACGAAAATAGCtgtattttaaattgtgtcaaaaaattttcagTTTTTTCACAGAGAGTTGGGCTGAAATTTACTCAAAATGTTAATAAcgaaatgcaaaaaaaagcataa
- a CDS encoding mitochondrial carrier protein, putative, which translates to MDIKVKNEEEKKNNKNTVLLCGLASGVLTKTIFAPFDRIKLFYQIQPMFHYNKSTIHKNKRKDHLKSKNESINKNILLNSLNKVQNKQDKTNNPSIIKNNKCVKNTNVVFHNFLNCLNEINKNSQKKRKLFKTNISNSTINKYYSYSNKSPHTVFKNILFHYKIQHISPLNNLCKNYTILNINKNVANTIKNKMLFLSANANKPIKYQSIIQSVLFIVKEEGVLGLWKGNLINTLRGGVVYSAKFGTNDIIKEKYKTKKRDENMAKEVQGKHPATTNSNSNSGFEKNKINYYESVMAGYASGIIQKTLSYPLDLLSIRAALGVNEKYLRQQKTNTEKSIFKMIREIHVNEGFGGFFKGYVPTLLTGVPYVTLQMVFFDLYKNHFQNNFQKNSSSLGSVALYSSIAGSLSNVTSLIIVFPGDTVRKRMMNNGIDNNNYIYKNTFHCIKKIYYHEGLKSFYSGLFPSILKCVPSGAIQFMSYEILKYFVAQN; encoded by the coding sequence atggatataaaagttaaaaatgaagaagagaaaaaaaacaataaaaatactgtGTTGTTATGTGGATTAGCTTCTGGGGTTTTAACAAAAACTATATTTGCCCCCTTTGATAGAATTAAACTTTTTTACCAAATACAGCCAATGTTTCACTATAATAAATCTACTatccataaaaataaaagaaaagatcATTTAAAAAGCAAAAATGAATCtatcaataaaaatatactacTAAACAGTTTAAATAAAGTACAAAATAAGCAAGACAAAACTAATAACCCatcaataataaaaaacaataaatgtgtaaaaaatacaaatgttgtttttcataattttttaaattgctTAAATGaaatcaataaaaatagtcaaaaaaaacgaaaattATTCAAAACTAATATATCCAATAGtactataaataaatattatagctATTCGAACAAATCACCTCATAccgtttttaaaaatatattatttcattataaaatacaacATATTTCAcctttaaataatttatgtaaaaattataccattttaaatattaataaaaatgtagcaaacacaataaaaaataaaatgttgtTTTTAAGTGCAAATGCAAATAAGCCTATCAAGTATCAAAGTATTATACAAAGTGTTCTCTTTATTGTTAAAGAAGAAGGGGTCTTAGGCTTATGGAAAGGTAACTTAATTAATACATTAAGAGGTGGTGTTGTTTATTCGGCAAAATTTGGAACTAAcgatataataaaagaaaaatataaaactaaAAAGAGAGACGAAAACATGGCGAAAGAAGTTCAAGGAAAACATCCTGCTACTACTAATAGTAATAGCAATAGTGGAttcgaaaaaaacaaaattaactATTATGAAAGTGTGATGGCAGGATACGCATCTGGAATCATCCAAAAAACATTATCATACCCATTAGACTTATTAAGCATTAGAGCAGCATTAGGAGTAaacgaaaaatatttacgacaacaaaaaacaaacaCAGAAAAATcgatttttaaaatgattCGAGAAATACATGTTAATGAAGGATTTGGAGGATTTTTTAAAGGGTATGTCCCAACATTATTAACAGGTGTACCATATGTAACATTACAAATggtattttttgatttgtataaaaatcattttcaaaacaattttcaaaaaaattcaagTTCACTCGGGTCAGTTGCCCTTTATTCATCCATTGCTGGATCATTAAGTAATGTAACCTCGttaattattgtttttcCAGGTGATACAGTTAGAAAAAGAATGATGAATAACGGtatagataataataattatatatataaaaatacatttcattgtattaaaaaaatatattatcatgaAGGACTAAAAAGTTTCTATTCTGGTTTGTTTCCatctattttaaaatgtgtCCCTTCTGGGGCTATTCAATTTATGTcttatgaaatattaaaatattttgtagcACAAAACTGA
- a CDS encoding DNA repair endonuclease XPF, putative produces MYPLYYEKKIVKKLIQDDSLILLTDGFSELSILAIFIFYYQNNCLWYEQHINDENIFFKLFNLNIRNEIIDIDAIPEDHKSTDKINNENNINEIKSITNISQNNNEHGEIESSKDNPKQGDDNFHYQNIHDTDKISYPTIHINPNANKNKLIFILNVSPKEYNMFLKYQLSLYEGISKFDISFNSSIKINYLKTEYIRNQKANERIEMYIKRGVYFISSNILLIDLLTYKIIPEIIDGIFICRSHKLMYSMKENFIIDLYRKRNKFGFIKGINNNKKLVKNQQISNISKKLYMKKIYCYPRFHKNIHISLNNKLIQPNIYEINIDLPIVLKKMEDNILNLIHYINIEIKKIHKFEDFDINSLLYSDNPENYTMNYIKNKNLTYNTKKLLKEIIILVNLLYNLYIYDDIIFYNYINNIKEADKEAIWMYCNEANELFYLANERKDIFLNKIDVNIESNVLHTSPNKNAMHTIISMLQYKNKYFLKSNEIKREQNKIYNWVHDLVFNRDIPLTQYQKIILKTKKKKKKHTNNNFTKRKGNTFHDDFLLNKKNKHHINSDTDTSQEKMQLIQTNPNCSNPVRIKVEKDDESYTSSNNNRIKNISQIKVKKEQNYVPSENHYVIDDSQSSEPDSENCLEDKQTKSQTNSKIYQDTSDNPSENNQSNNINISPITKKNTNSNKNNEKQNQSSVKNKQNKTTETIEKVNYPIVIITDNFYTQKEIYNILAHKEEQNANINEIFIKSEDEIKEYYISDDLINSESSTSKSFEDNKDRLFCDNTSFHIPYKAIKNKTNNLKYIKPCIYIICINKNYEVMYSSENFVNKCFQKIDKINNDTKKGDIEEDTQNHLAICALENNENESQKFKSDIRKNENANLFEINEFCGNLDFLELFLMKIKPYRIILTKLDLHIFRNIEIYCARIFKYNLYKLTKHKNFKELVMYEKNNLMYDNISPDKIVVKKEKQMDAKKNNTKGKQINQDNYYTNKGIDKGAKNYELIKTMNDMCNTIEVYILFYKDNIFYNKYLNNIKNEKENWIDFIEHKNTLRFEIDRNVFNKNKEMFKSVIDSYFLFQKKLKENKKNIINFNKNLCEQFKNFQEVKANDVTADIVLYNNDDNVNKNNTNFISIEEDELFLENLRKKINKKNNEITNLDDKKLLKMQEILKYYSIDSFNLNFILYSIFNNTKPIVIVDIRELKSDLSYKLYKSKMHIIPYSLLVGDYILTKDICVERKTIIDLIQSLNNNRLYNQINQMSKYYSIYVLLIEFNNKHLFYFASLNNKHSIYTKLVTISLQFPRLKILWSPFSLFTAKLFWSLKVNADQPDIFKSLHIDITLQKDAQNDYDITYEETELQLVDKIETQGNDSQNLEIENSEQQQYQPTNELLNDDNTSANIVTNDNKEKPPSEDTYKYETINDLLDEKLNNAEKPNTSSTIKKMENVTNWNAIEILKALPGVTEKNMHKIINNVKSLYDLCEKSLDELENYMSKNNAKLLYNFLNADVS; encoded by the coding sequence ATGTATCctttatattatgaaaagaaaatagTGAAGAAACTTATACAAGATGATTCTCTAATTTTACTCACAGATGGGTTTAGCGAACTAAGCATTCTagcaatatttattttttattatcaaaataattgcTTGTGGTATGAGCaacatataaatgatgaaaatatattctttaaaCTATTCAATTTGAACATCCGCAACGAAATTATTGATATTGACGCCATTCCAGAGGATCATAAATCCactgataaaataaataatgaaaataatatcaatgaaattaaaagtaTTACAAACAtttcacaaaataataatgaacatGGAGAGATAGAATCCAGTAAAGACAACCCCAAGCAAGGGGATGATAACTTtcattatcaaaatattcatGATACCGATAAGATAAGCTACCCCACTATACACATTAATCCTAATGCgaacaaaaataaacttatatttatattaaatgtttccccaaaagaatataatatgtttttaaaatatcaaCTTTCCTTATACGAAGGGATTAGCAAATTtgatatttcatttaatagtagtataaaaattaattactTAAAAACAGAATATATACGTAATCAAAAAGCAAATGAAAGAATAGAAATGTACATAAAACGCGGGGTGTATTTCATATCAtccaatattttattaatagaCCTATTAACATACAAAATCATTCCTGAAATTATTGAtggcatatttatatgtcgAAGTCACAAACTTATGTATAGTATgaaagaaaattttattatcgatttatatagaaaaagaaataaatttggatttattaaaggaataaataataataaaaagctAGTAAAAAATCAGCAAATATCaaatatttctaaaaaattatacatgaaaaaaatatattgctaCCCAcgatttcataaaaatatacacatttcattaaataataaattaatacaaCCAAACatatatgaaattaatATAGATTTGCCaattgtattaaaaaaaatggaagacaacatattaaatttgattcattatataaatatagaaattaaaaaaatacacaagTTTGAAGACTTTGATATAAactcattattatattcagaCAACCCAGAAAATTATACtatgaattatattaagaataaaaatcttacatataatacaaaaaaattacttaaagaaattattatattagtcaacttattatataatctatatatttatgatgatattattttttataattatattaataatataaaagaggCAGACAAAGAAGCCATATGGATGTATTGTAATGAAGCAAATGAATTATTCTATTTAGCAAATGAAAGaaaagatatttttttaaataaaattgatgtAAACATTGAATCGAATGTATTACATACATCACCCAACAAAAATGCCATGCACACTATTATTAGTATGCtccaatataaaaataaatactttCTTAAATctaatgaaattaaaagagaacaaaataaaatatataactgGGTACATGATTTAGTGTTCAATAGAGATATACCCTTAACCCAGTAccaaaaaattatcttaaaaacgaaaaaaaaaaaaaaaaaacacacaAATAATAACTTTACAAAAAGGAAAGGCAATACTTTTCATgatgattttttattaaataaaaaaaataagcatcATATTAATAGCGACACAGATACAAGCCAAGAAAAAATGCAACTGATTCAGACAAACCCTAATTGTTCTAACCCAGTTAGGATAAAAGTTGAAAAGGACGATGAATCATATACGTCTTCCAATAATAAtcgaataaaaaatattagtcAAATAAAGGTTAAAAAGgaacaaaattatgtacCTTCTGAAAACCACTATGTGATTGATGATTCTCAAAGTAGCGAACCAGATAGTGAAAATTGCTTAGAAGATAAACAAACGAAGAGCCAGACAAATtccaaaatatatcaagATACCAGTGATAATCCTAGCGAAAATAATCAGAGTAATAATATCAATATATCGcctataacaaaaaaaaataccaatagcaataaaaataatgaaaaacaaaaccAAAGTTCAGTGAAAAATAAGCAGAATAAAACAACTGAAACTATTGAAAAGGTAAATTACCCTATCGTCATTATTACagataatttttatacacaaaaagaaatatacaatatacTAGCTCACAAAGAAGAACAAAATGCTAATATAAACGAGATATTTATTAAGTCTGAAGATGAAATTAAAGAATACTATATATCAGATGATTTAATAAACTCGGAAAGCAGTACAAGCAAATCGTTTGAGGATAATAAAGATAGGTTATTTTGTGACAATACAAGCTTTCACATTCCTTATAAagctattaaaaataaaactaatAATCTCAAATACATTAAAccatgtatttatattatatgcataaataaaaattacgAAGTTATGTATTCCTCtgaaaattttgttaataaatgctttcaaaaaatagacaaaataaataatgatactAAGAAAGGGGATATAGAAGAAGATACACAAAATCATTTAGCCATATGTGcattagaaaataatgaaaatgaatcacaaaaatttaaatcagACATccgaaaaaatgaaaatgcaAATTTATTCGAAATAAACGAATTTTGTGGAAACTTAGACTTTTtggaattatttttgatgaaaataaagccATATAGAATTATTCTCACAAAATTAgatttgcatatttttagaaatatagaaatatacTGTGCTCgaatattcaaatataaCCTTTACAAATTAAcgaaacataaaaattttaaagaacTAGTGatgtatgaaaaaaataacttaaTGTACGATAATATTAGCCCCGATAAAATTGTTGTAAAGAAAGAGAAACAAATGGATgcaaagaaaaataatacaaaaggaaaacaaataaatcaggataattattatacgAATAAAGGTATAGACAAAGGGGccaaaaattatgaactaATAAAAACTATGAACGACATGTGTAATACTATTGAAGTTTATATCTTATTTTACAAGGATAATATCTtttacaataaatatttaaataatatcaaaaatgaaaaagaaaattggATAGATTTTATtgaacataaaaatacacTTCGATTCGAAATAGATCGCAATGtattcaataaaaataaagaaatgttTAAAAGTGTGATAGAttcgtattttttatttcaaaaaaaacttaaagaaaataaaaaaaatataataaatttcaaCAAAAACCTATGCGAAcagtttaaaaattttcaagaAGTTAAAGCAAATGACGTAACAGCTGATATCGTTCTTTACAACAACGATgataatgtaaataaaaacaacaCTAATTTTATAAGTATAGAAGAagatgaattatttttagaaaatttaagaaaaaaaatcaataaaaaaaataatgaaattacTAATcttgatgataaaaaattattaaagatGCAAGAAAtactaaaatattattcaatAGACTCATTTaacttaaattttatattatatagcatatttaataataccAAACCTATAGTTATTGTTGATATAAGAGAACTTAAATCGGATTtgtcatataaattatataaaagcaAAATGCATATCATACCATATTCATTACTTGTTGgtgattatatattaacaaaagaTATATGTGTCGAAAGAAAAACCATTATTGATTTAATACAatctttaaataataaccGATTGTATAACCAAATTAATCAAAtgtcaaaatattattctatatatgttttattaatagaatttaataataaacaccttttttattttgcttcattaaataataaacattctatatatacaaaattggTAACAATTTCTCTTCAATTTCCTCgacttaaaattttatggaGCCCATTTTCACTCTTTACCGCTAAACTTTTTTGGTCTCTTAAAGTTAATGCTGATCAACCTGATATATTCAAATCCCTTCATATTGACATAACTTTACAAAAAGATGCACAAAACGATTATGACATTACATATGAGGAGACTGAGCTTCAGTTAGTTGATAAGATAGAAACTCAAGGAAATGATTCCCAAAATTTAGAGATTGAAAATTCCGAACAACAACAGTATCAACCCACTAATGAGTTACttaatgatgataatactTCTGCGAACATTGTTACAAAcgataataaagaaaaaccTCCTTCTGAAGATACTTACAAATATGAAACCATAAATGATTTACTcgatgaaaaattaaacaaCGCAGAAAAACCTAATACAAGTTCcaccataaaaaaaatggaaaatgtTACCAATTGGAATGCAAttgaaattttaaaagcTCTACCTGGAGTTactgaaaaaaacatgcataaaataataaacaatgtCAAGTCATTATATGATTTGTGTGAAAAATCATTAGATGAacttgaaaattatatgagtAAAAACAATGCAAAATTGTTATACAACTTTTTAAATGCAGATGTATCATGA